The following are encoded in a window of Halorarum salinum genomic DNA:
- a CDS encoding TIGR04024 family LLM class F420-dependent oxidoreductase, with the protein MTQFDVSLPVAARPSLDDVVSLAEAAEGNGYDRVWLPETWGRDAVTTLALAAERTDEVGLGASILNVYSRSPALVGQTAASLQEASGGRFRLGLGPSGPAVVENWHGADFERPLRRTREYVEVVRRVLSGEEARYDGDFFRLGGFRLRQGPPDPAPPVDAAGLGPKAVELAGRFADGWHALMLTPDGLRDRLEDFRRGAELGDRDPDDARVTLSLTCCVDEDGERARRRARQHLAFYLGGMGTFYRDALARQGHEDTAHAVYDAWNDGDRGAATAALDDGLLDGLAVAGTPDEARERLDEFAAVDGVDALTIGFPRGADDAAIRNTMEALAP; encoded by the coding sequence ATGACGCAGTTCGACGTGTCGCTGCCGGTCGCGGCCCGGCCCTCGCTCGACGACGTCGTCTCGCTCGCGGAGGCGGCGGAGGGGAACGGCTACGACCGGGTCTGGCTCCCCGAGACGTGGGGCCGGGACGCCGTCACGACGCTCGCGCTCGCGGCCGAACGAACCGACGAGGTGGGCCTCGGCGCCTCGATCCTGAACGTCTACTCACGGTCGCCCGCGCTCGTCGGACAGACGGCCGCCAGCCTGCAGGAGGCCAGCGGCGGTCGGTTTCGGCTCGGCCTCGGCCCCTCCGGCCCGGCGGTCGTCGAGAACTGGCACGGCGCCGACTTCGAGCGTCCGCTCAGGCGGACCCGCGAGTACGTGGAGGTCGTCCGGCGGGTGCTCTCCGGCGAGGAAGCGCGTTACGACGGCGACTTCTTCCGGCTCGGGGGGTTCCGGCTCCGGCAGGGGCCACCCGACCCGGCCCCGCCCGTGGACGCCGCCGGGCTGGGGCCGAAGGCCGTCGAACTCGCGGGCCGGTTCGCGGACGGCTGGCACGCGCTCATGCTGACGCCGGACGGGCTCCGCGACCGGCTGGAGGACTTCCGGCGCGGCGCCGAACTCGGCGACCGCGACCCCGACGACGCCCGCGTCACCCTGTCGCTCACCTGCTGTGTCGACGAGGACGGCGAACGCGCGCGGCGGCGGGCCCGCCAGCACCTCGCGTTCTACCTCGGGGGCATGGGCACCTTCTACCGCGACGCGCTCGCCCGGCAGGGACACGAGGACACCGCCCACGCCGTGTACGACGCCTGGAACGACGGCGACCGGGGGGCCGCGACGGCCGCGCTCGACGACGGCCTCCTCGACGGCCTCGCCGTCGCCGGGACGCCCGACGAGGCGCGCGAACGGCTCGACGAGTTCGCGGCCGTCGACGGCGTCGACGCGCTCACGAT
- a CDS encoding DJ-1/PfpI family protein, with product MDVAILLYEGFDELDAVGPFEAFRYAEEKGADLHARPVTLDGAATVTASHGMRVEPEGTLPDPGEVDLLVVPGGGWNDRGEEGAWAEYERGAVPDAVAAHHDAGATVASVCTGGMLLSKAGVLSGRPAVTHAGALADLRATDAEVRDERVVDDGDVLTAGGVTSGIDLALHLVEREAGAEVADSVAAVLEYERQHEAYTP from the coding sequence ATGGACGTCGCGATACTACTGTACGAGGGGTTCGACGAGCTGGACGCGGTCGGCCCGTTCGAGGCGTTCCGCTACGCCGAGGAGAAGGGTGCCGACCTCCACGCGCGACCCGTGACGCTCGACGGCGCCGCCACGGTGACCGCGAGCCACGGGATGCGCGTCGAACCGGAGGGAACGCTCCCGGACCCGGGCGAGGTTGACCTCCTGGTCGTCCCCGGCGGCGGGTGGAACGACCGGGGCGAGGAGGGCGCGTGGGCGGAGTACGAGCGCGGCGCCGTCCCGGACGCGGTCGCGGCCCACCACGACGCCGGCGCGACCGTCGCGTCCGTCTGTACCGGCGGGATGCTCCTCTCGAAGGCGGGCGTCCTCTCCGGGCGCCCCGCGGTCACCCACGCGGGCGCGCTGGCGGACCTCCGGGCGACGGACGCCGAGGTCCGCGACGAGCGCGTCGTGGACGACGGTGACGTGCTCACCGCGGGCGGCGTCACGTCCGGCATCGACCTCGCGCTCCACCTCGTCGAGCGCGAGGCGGGCGCCGAGGTCGCCGACTCGGTGGCGGCCGTCCTCGAGTACGAGCGCCAGCACGAGGCCTACACGCCGTAG
- a CDS encoding MFS transporter yields MREWRGLGLVGGWQLTASLCFYAVFASTGFIREGFELSGFLTGLAVTAVMFGYTVALLGAGAVVDAYGERPAMLAGLGLLGAGMVAVATATTYPLLLAALVFVGGAYATAMPATNRAVLVVAPAGRRNIAMNVKQVGVTAGSGLSALLVTAAGTNGDWRTGFLVAAGVAGVVALAFARGYDGRSGSGELSVPDVRGLLGKASYRGLLLAGLFLGAAVFTTTGYVVVYMRDSAVAAAAGFAGATFAAVQVTGSVGRLAGGALADGLPGDADASAAVLVGQSVLTAAGFLLVALAGTPLTAAAAFLVLGLFVLGFPGVYYACLTALVPDDEVGAATAGGQISINLGGLLAPPAFGYLADTVGYAFGWYAVAGVALLAALAVLPVARS; encoded by the coding sequence GTGCGCGAGTGGCGCGGCCTCGGACTGGTCGGCGGCTGGCAACTGACGGCGAGTCTCTGCTTCTACGCGGTGTTCGCCTCGACCGGGTTCATCCGCGAGGGATTCGAGCTCTCGGGGTTTCTCACGGGGCTGGCGGTGACCGCCGTGATGTTCGGCTACACAGTCGCGTTGCTGGGCGCGGGGGCGGTGGTCGACGCGTACGGCGAGCGGCCGGCGATGCTCGCGGGGCTCGGGCTGCTCGGGGCGGGCATGGTCGCGGTCGCGACCGCGACGACGTACCCGCTCCTGCTCGCGGCGCTCGTCTTCGTCGGCGGGGCGTACGCGACGGCGATGCCGGCGACGAACCGCGCCGTGCTCGTCGTCGCCCCGGCGGGGCGGCGCAACATCGCCATGAACGTCAAACAGGTCGGCGTCACCGCGGGCTCGGGGCTCTCGGCGCTGCTCGTCACCGCCGCCGGGACGAACGGCGACTGGCGGACGGGCTTTCTCGTCGCGGCCGGCGTCGCCGGCGTCGTCGCGCTCGCGTTCGCCCGGGGGTACGACGGCCGGTCCGGGAGCGGCGAGCTATCCGTCCCCGACGTGCGCGGCCTCCTCGGGAAGGCGAGCTACCGGGGGCTGTTGCTCGCGGGACTGTTCCTCGGCGCGGCCGTGTTCACCACCACGGGCTACGTCGTCGTCTACATGCGCGACTCCGCGGTCGCCGCGGCGGCCGGCTTCGCCGGGGCGACGTTCGCCGCCGTGCAGGTGACCGGCAGCGTCGGCCGCCTCGCCGGCGGCGCGCTCGCCGACGGACTTCCGGGCGACGCGGACGCGAGCGCGGCGGTCCTCGTCGGGCAGTCCGTGCTCACGGCGGCCGGGTTCCTGCTGGTCGCGCTCGCCGGCACCCCGCTCACTGCCGCCGCGGCCTTCCTCGTGCTCGGCCTGTTCGTGCTCGGGTTCCCCGGCGTCTACTACGCCTGCCTCACCGCGCTCGTCCCCGACGACGAGGTGGGCGCCGCGACCGCCGGGGGACAGATCTCGATCAACCTCGGCGGCCTGCTCGCGCCGCCGGCGTTCGGCTACCTCGCGGACACGGTCGGCTACGCGTTCGGCTGGTACGCGGTCGCGGGCGTGGCGCTGCTCGCGGCGCTCGCGGTGCTGCCGGTCGCCCGGTCGTGA
- the sod gene encoding superoxide dismutase — protein MTDHELDPLPYEYDALEPHISEQVLTWHHDTHHQGYVNGWNSAEETLEQNRESGEFDTSGSALRNVTHNGCGHILHDLFWQNMSPDGGDDASGALADRIEEDFGSYEGWKGEFEAAAGNASGWALLVYDSFSNQLQNVVVDKHDQGALWGSHPILALDVWEHSYYYDYGPARGDFVDAFFEVVDWEEPNARYEQATQLFE, from the coding sequence ATGACCGACCACGAACTCGATCCGCTACCGTACGAGTACGACGCTTTAGAGCCGCACATCAGCGAGCAGGTGCTGACCTGGCACCACGACACCCACCACCAGGGCTACGTCAACGGCTGGAACAGCGCCGAGGAGACGCTCGAACAGAACCGCGAGAGCGGCGAGTTCGACACGTCGGGCAGCGCGCTGCGGAACGTGACTCACAACGGCTGTGGGCACATCCTCCACGACCTGTTCTGGCAGAACATGAGCCCCGACGGCGGCGACGACGCCTCGGGCGCCCTGGCGGACCGCATCGAGGAGGACTTCGGGAGCTACGAGGGCTGGAAGGGCGAGTTCGAGGCCGCGGCGGGTAACGCCTCGGGCTGGGCGCTGCTCGTGTACGACTCGTTCTCGAACCAGTTACAGAACGTCGTGGTGGACAAACACGACCAGGGCGCCCTCTGGGGTTCCCATCCCATCCTGGCGCTGGACGTGTGGGAGCACTCGTACTACTACGACTACGGGCCGGCCCGCGGGGACTTCGTGGACGCGTTCTTCGAGGTCGTCGACTGGGAGGAGCCCAACGCCCGCTACGAGCAGGCCACCCAGCTCTTCGAGTAA
- a CDS encoding DUF7522 family protein: MDEPKDDLIAALRGFGGDALRDAWLFDEETHESVYVREDVERQVADVDVAEYLDNERYGYVTRRTFEELHYTEYNYTVRGFDAFTQFRTFVPDDDRRVGLIASFDPNGNYDFDDLDARLAEAVGTGDGLEVTGD, translated from the coding sequence ATGGACGAGCCGAAGGACGACCTGATCGCGGCCCTCCGCGGGTTCGGCGGCGACGCCCTGCGGGACGCGTGGCTGTTCGACGAGGAGACGCACGAGTCCGTGTACGTCCGCGAGGACGTCGAGCGACAGGTTGCCGACGTCGACGTGGCCGAGTACCTCGACAACGAGCGGTACGGCTACGTGACCCGCCGGACGTTCGAGGAGTTGCACTACACGGAGTACAACTACACCGTCCGCGGGTTCGACGCGTTCACGCAGTTCCGCACGTTCGTCCCCGACGACGACCGGCGCGTCGGCCTGATCGCCAGCTTCGACCCGAACGGGAACTACGACTTCGACGACCTCGACGCCCGGCTCGCCGAGGCGGTCGGGACGGGCGACGGACTCGAGGTCACGGGCGACTGA
- a CDS encoding DUF5827 family protein — translation MPTPKSEFPELHPCDFYTPDELLEADQLYTVYEIARLLQGLDPDAEIDEGTEEILLDWTIPWVMNNADDLVVAEPRTEDEPAHYGLKRPGDLGDGAGDVDGE, via the coding sequence ATGCCGACGCCGAAATCGGAGTTCCCGGAGCTGCACCCCTGCGACTTCTACACTCCGGACGAACTGCTGGAGGCCGATCAGCTGTACACCGTCTACGAGATCGCCCGCCTGCTCCAGGGGCTCGACCCGGACGCCGAGATCGACGAGGGGACCGAGGAGATCCTGCTCGACTGGACCATCCCGTGGGTGATGAACAACGCCGACGACCTCGTGGTGGCCGAGCCGCGGACCGAGGACGAGCCGGCACACTACGGGTTGAAACGCCCCGGCGACCTCGGCGACGGGGCGGGGGACGTCGACGGGGAATGA
- a CDS encoding ATPase, protein MRLLVAGGDRVDAGKTTFAVGLASRLGGGRPDEPADSPAGGDGPSAFKPRAGNDYWFDHDDVRAAAADGRLFGKDVRLLTDVAGGIPEERNPIHRLWRPTPGRTGMLGEPNRTFLLDRVRTAEGDVWVRNANADLPDLVRDRFPVEGARPVDSVAAFNDAMRDLHLPALERVADRVRAADVALVESYADIADPLPGADVDYDAVAVVDPGRARVYDGARWEDVRAAVAGSDAEGKLEERVERVVGTVEPASTHPLPALPGEVRADPGRVADANREAYDALLAAAGRST, encoded by the coding sequence ATGAGGCTACTCGTCGCCGGCGGCGACCGCGTGGACGCGGGCAAGACGACGTTCGCGGTCGGCCTCGCGTCCCGCCTCGGCGGAGGCCGTCCCGACGAACCGGCCGACTCGCCCGCGGGGGGCGACGGTCCGAGCGCCTTCAAGCCCCGCGCGGGCAACGACTACTGGTTCGACCACGACGACGTCCGGGCCGCCGCCGCGGACGGTCGGCTGTTCGGGAAGGACGTCCGTCTGCTGACCGACGTCGCGGGCGGCATCCCGGAGGAACGGAACCCGATCCACCGCCTCTGGCGGCCGACGCCGGGCCGGACCGGGATGCTCGGCGAGCCGAACCGGACGTTCCTGCTGGACCGCGTGCGTACCGCCGAGGGCGACGTCTGGGTCCGCAACGCGAACGCCGACCTCCCGGACCTCGTCCGCGACCGGTTCCCCGTCGAGGGGGCGCGGCCGGTCGACTCGGTGGCGGCGTTCAACGACGCGATGCGCGACCTCCACCTCCCCGCGCTGGAGCGGGTCGCCGACCGCGTCCGGGCGGCAGACGTCGCGCTGGTCGAGTCGTACGCCGACATCGCGGACCCCCTGCCCGGCGCCGACGTCGACTACGACGCCGTCGCGGTCGTCGACCCCGGTCGAGCGCGGGTGTACGACGGCGCCCGCTGGGAGGACGTGCGCGCTGCGGTCGCCGGCAGCGACGCGGAGGGGAAACTGGAGGAGCGCGTCGAACGCGTGGTCGGGACGGTCGAGCCGGCGTCGACCCACCCGCTCCCCGCGCTCCCCGGGGAGGTGCGGGCCGACCCCGGGCGCGTCGCCGACGCGAACCGCGAGGCGTACGACGCCCTGCTCGCGGCCGCCGGACGGTCGACGTAG
- a CDS encoding MBL fold metallo-hydrolase — translation MIRNLAAGVQAFTSNAFLVSGEPRADAPPVTDAGDHGRRVLVDAGSNFDVVGRVREHVDGLDAVVLTHTHPDHVGNLADVREAFDVETWGFDTDRDEVDHELPDGGTVRMGSAEYEALHTPGHKDDHLCLYSPGAGVLFAGDLIFGNGGFGRTDLAEGDRDALIDSIDRVGERVGEDLREMHVGHGPSVLTDPRQDVELAARSARMR, via the coding sequence ATGATCCGAAACCTCGCCGCGGGCGTGCAGGCGTTCACGAGCAACGCGTTCCTCGTCTCCGGCGAACCCCGGGCCGACGCACCACCCGTAACCGACGCGGGCGACCACGGCCGCCGCGTCCTCGTCGACGCCGGGTCGAACTTCGACGTCGTCGGTCGGGTCCGCGAACACGTCGACGGCCTGGACGCGGTCGTGCTGACCCACACCCACCCGGACCACGTCGGGAACCTCGCCGACGTCCGGGAGGCGTTCGACGTGGAGACGTGGGGGTTCGACACTGACCGGGACGAGGTGGACCACGAACTCCCGGACGGCGGGACGGTCAGGATGGGCTCCGCCGAGTACGAGGCGCTGCACACGCCGGGGCACAAGGACGACCACCTCTGCCTGTACTCTCCCGGCGCCGGCGTGCTGTTCGCCGGCGACCTGATCTTTGGGAACGGCGGCTTCGGCCGGACCGACCTCGCGGAGGGCGACCGCGACGCGCTGATCGACAGCATCGACCGCGTGGGAGAGCGGGTCGGCGAGGACCTCCGCGAGATGCACGTCGGCCACGGGCCGAGCGTGCTCACGGACCCCCGACAGGACGTGGAACTGGCCGCGCGCTCGGCCCGGATGCGGTAG
- the thyA gene encoding thymidylate synthase, which translates to MQQYLDLVERVLRTGTYKPNRTGVDTLSSFAEGYEVDLAEGFPLLTTKDLSGFRWNSLVHEFLWYLSGEEHVRTLREETGIWDAWADEEGHLDTAYGRFWRRFPIPEEGLPGETWADEGHRWVNDDERTFDQIQYVLDTLRENPNSRRIVVNAWHPANATVSTLPPCHYTFVFNVQGDRLNLQLVQRSGDIALGVPFNVAAYSLLLTAVAQRTGFEPGTFAHTVTDAHVYCGSGDRGAWYGSHGDDLADRLADVTERAEYREVADWVEREAPPEADGEEDMDHVPGLLRQLSREPRERPRIEVADRPLDELTYDDVRLREYDPAEGIRFAVAE; encoded by the coding sequence ATGCAACAGTACCTCGACCTCGTCGAGCGCGTCCTCAGGACCGGGACGTACAAGCCGAACCGAACCGGGGTCGACACGCTCTCCTCGTTCGCCGAGGGGTACGAGGTCGACCTCGCCGAGGGGTTCCCCCTCCTGACGACGAAGGACCTCTCCGGGTTCCGCTGGAACTCGCTCGTCCACGAGTTCCTCTGGTACCTCTCCGGCGAGGAGCACGTCCGGACCCTCCGCGAGGAGACGGGCATCTGGGACGCCTGGGCCGACGAGGAGGGCCACCTCGACACCGCCTACGGGCGCTTCTGGCGCCGCTTTCCCATCCCCGAGGAGGGGCTGCCGGGCGAGACGTGGGCCGACGAGGGCCACCGCTGGGTGAACGACGACGAGCGTACGTTCGACCAGATACAGTACGTCCTCGACACGCTCCGGGAGAACCCCAACTCGCGGCGAATCGTCGTGAACGCCTGGCACCCCGCGAACGCGACCGTCTCGACGCTCCCGCCGTGTCACTACACCTTCGTCTTCAACGTCCAGGGCGACCGGCTGAACCTCCAGCTCGTCCAGCGCTCGGGCGACATCGCGCTCGGCGTCCCGTTCAACGTCGCCGCCTACTCGCTGCTGCTCACGGCCGTCGCCCAGCGCACCGGGTTCGAACCCGGCACCTTCGCCCACACCGTCACCGACGCGCACGTCTACTGCGGGAGCGGCGACCGCGGGGCCTGGTACGGCAGCCACGGCGACGACCTCGCCGACAGACTCGCGGACGTGACCGAGCGCGCGGAGTACCGGGAGGTCGCCGACTGGGTCGAGCGCGAGGCGCCCCCGGAAGCCGACGGCGAGGAGGACATGGACCACGTCCCCGGCCTGCTCCGCCAACTCTCGCGGGAGCCCCGCGAGCGGCCGCGAATCGAGGTCGCCGACAGGCCCCTCGACGAGTTGACGTACGACGACGTCCGCCTGCGCGAGTACGACCCCGCCGAAGGCATCCGGTTCGCGGTCGCCGAGTGA
- a CDS encoding dihydrofolate reductase produces MDLVIVAAVAANGVIGADGDIPWHHPEDLRHFKETTMGCPVLMGRRTYESIERDLGGPLPGRTNVVLSRSDPDLPEDVVVVESPDGAVAAAEATGAETAYVAGGGAVYRAFLDRADRMVITELRDAYGGDTTFPDWDPSEWVERERERNGEFDFVVYERADASGERADGRDGE; encoded by the coding sequence ATGGATCTGGTCATCGTCGCCGCCGTCGCGGCGAACGGCGTCATCGGAGCGGACGGGGACATCCCCTGGCACCACCCCGAGGACCTGCGACACTTCAAGGAGACGACGATGGGGTGTCCGGTCCTCATGGGTCGGCGCACCTACGAGTCCATCGAGCGCGACCTCGGCGGGCCGCTCCCCGGCCGGACGAACGTCGTGCTCTCCCGGTCTGACCCCGATCTCCCGGAGGACGTGGTCGTCGTCGAGTCCCCGGACGGGGCCGTCGCGGCGGCCGAGGCGACGGGCGCCGAAACGGCCTACGTCGCCGGCGGCGGGGCGGTGTACCGGGCGTTCCTCGACCGTGCGGACCGGATGGTCATCACCGAACTCCGCGACGCATACGGGGGTGACACGACCTTCCCCGACTGGGACCCGTCCGAGTGGGTCGAGCGCGAGCGCGAGAGGAACGGGGAGTTCGACTTCGTCGTCTACGAGCGCGCCGACGCATCCGGCGAGCGCGCGGACGGCCGCGACGGCGAGTAA
- a CDS encoding lamin tail domain-containing protein produces the protein MGRPRAALACALLLVLAGCLSVPLPGDGPRPSDGTAPAPGTTPGTTAPPADGVTVTVIEVVDGDTLRVRYPNGSRDTARLLGVDTPEVHGENTPDEFEGVPDTDAGRACLREYGDRASAFADRRLAGEEVTISFDANEPRRGYYDRLLVYVHHDGREFNHQLVRRGLGRVYDSSFERGDAYYATEAAAMDAGRGLWTCSDGDAGPTTPTATATPPSGTGVVVSELHADAEGPDGENLNDEYVVVTNRGDGAVDLGGWTLTENAGRTYTFPSGATLDAGESVAVHVGSGEDGDGHLYWGQSSPILNNDGETVTLRDAGGDVVAERST, from the coding sequence ATGGGACGCCCTCGCGCCGCGCTGGCCTGTGCCCTCCTCCTGGTTCTCGCGGGCTGTCTCTCCGTGCCGCTCCCCGGGGACGGACCCCGGCCGTCGGACGGGACGGCGCCCGCACCCGGCACGACGCCGGGGACGACCGCGCCGCCGGCCGACGGCGTCACGGTCACCGTGATCGAGGTCGTCGACGGCGACACGCTCCGCGTCAGGTATCCGAACGGGAGCCGGGACACCGCGCGGCTCCTCGGGGTCGACACGCCCGAGGTGCACGGCGAGAACACGCCCGACGAGTTCGAGGGCGTGCCCGACACCGACGCCGGGCGGGCCTGCCTCCGCGAGTACGGCGACCGCGCGAGCGCCTTCGCGGACCGACGGCTCGCGGGCGAGGAGGTGACGATCAGCTTCGACGCCAACGAGCCCCGCCGGGGGTACTACGACCGCCTGCTCGTGTACGTCCACCACGACGGCCGGGAGTTCAACCACCAGCTAGTCCGTCGCGGGCTAGGCCGCGTCTACGACTCCTCCTTCGAGAGGGGTGACGCCTACTACGCGACCGAGGCCGCGGCGATGGACGCCGGGCGCGGGCTCTGGACCTGCAGCGACGGCGACGCGGGGCCGACGACGCCGACCGCGACGGCCACGCCCCCCTCCGGAACCGGGGTCGTCGTCTCGGAACTCCACGCCGACGCGGAGGGGCCGGACGGCGAGAACCTGAACGACGAGTACGTCGTCGTGACGAACCGCGGGGACGGGGCGGTCGACCTCGGCGGGTGGACGCTCACCGAGAACGCCGGCCGCACCTACACGTTCCCGTCCGGGGCGACGCTCGACGCCGGCGAGTCGGTCGCCGTCCACGTCGGCTCCGGCGAGGACGGCGACGGACACCTGTACTGGGGCCAGTCGAGCCCGATCCTGAACAACGACGGCGAGACGGTCACCCTCCGGGACGCGGGCGGCGACGTCGTCGCGGAGCGATCCACCTGA
- a CDS encoding HVO_2922 family protein, translating to MYSKATFEVYEDRVGEWRWRLVHDNGRIIADSGEGYASKQKAKEGLRSVKTNAADADVVEAGN from the coding sequence ATGTACAGCAAGGCGACCTTCGAGGTGTACGAGGACCGCGTGGGGGAGTGGCGCTGGCGGCTCGTCCACGACAACGGACGCATCATCGCGGACTCGGGCGAGGGGTACGCGAGCAAGCAGAAGGCGAAGGAGGGGCTCCGGAGCGTGAAGACGAACGCGGCGGACGCCGACGTCGTCGAGGCCGGGAACTGA
- the psmA gene encoding archaeal proteasome endopeptidase complex subunit alpha, with translation MKGNDQQAYDRGTSLFSPDGRIYQVEYAREAVSRGAPSVGVRTADGIVLAAQARASSTLMESESIEKLHKLDDHVGTASAGHVADARQLIDYARRMAQGNRLRYGESVGVETLTKHVTDHIQENTQRGGTRPYGAALLVGGLENGRPRLFGADPSGTPHEWKATAIGGSRGEIQEVLEEGWSEELSLEDGLDLALRALFTADDELTAGDISVATITVEDGYDALTVDEIDEIVEGIDVDTSDEEE, from the coding sequence ATGAAGGGGAACGACCAGCAGGCGTACGACCGCGGAACGTCGCTGTTCTCGCCGGACGGTCGGATCTACCAGGTCGAGTACGCGCGCGAGGCGGTCTCGCGTGGCGCGCCGTCCGTCGGCGTCCGCACCGCGGACGGGATCGTGCTCGCCGCGCAGGCGCGGGCCTCCTCGACGCTGATGGAGTCCGAGTCGATCGAGAAGCTCCACAAGCTCGACGACCACGTCGGCACCGCCAGCGCCGGCCACGTCGCCGACGCCCGCCAGCTTATCGACTACGCCCGGCGGATGGCGCAGGGCAACCGGCTCCGCTACGGCGAGTCGGTCGGCGTCGAGACCCTGACGAAACACGTCACCGATCACATCCAGGAGAACACCCAGCGCGGCGGCACGCGTCCGTACGGAGCCGCGCTGCTGGTGGGCGGCCTGGAGAACGGACGCCCGCGGCTGTTCGGCGCGGACCCGTCGGGGACGCCCCACGAGTGGAAGGCGACCGCGATCGGCGGCTCGCGCGGCGAGATCCAGGAGGTCCTGGAGGAGGGCTGGTCCGAGGAGCTCTCGCTCGAGGACGGGCTCGACCTGGCGCTCCGCGCGCTGTTCACCGCCGACGACGAACTGACGGCCGGCGACATCAGCGTCGCCACCATCACCGTCGAGGACGGCTACGACGCCCTGACGGTCGACGAGATCGACGAGATCGTCGAGGGCATCGACGTGGACACCTCCGACGAGGAGGAGTAG
- a CDS encoding MOSC domain-containing protein, which produces MTDSVPLDRVRVFPVKSLDGVDVDAATLGAGGLERDREFAVVDAEGEYVNGKRERGIHRVSAEFDLDPRAVALAAPGMADATFDLDGDRGGMTDWLGEFLGYEVSVVAERPGGYPDDTEAAGPTVISTGTLREVASWFDGVDPEGMGRRLRANLVLGADEPFFEDRLFASRGERVRFAVGGTRLEGVNPCQRCVVPSRDPDTGEEHPGFREQFVRMRRETMPDWSGGDRFDHDFRVMVNTAVPDGSRGAELRVGDPVEVLDAVGP; this is translated from the coding sequence GTGACGGACTCAGTCCCCCTGGATCGCGTCCGCGTCTTTCCAGTGAAGTCGCTCGACGGCGTCGACGTGGACGCCGCGACGCTCGGCGCCGGAGGGCTCGAACGGGACCGGGAGTTCGCCGTCGTCGACGCCGAGGGCGAGTACGTGAACGGGAAGCGCGAGCGGGGGATCCACCGCGTCTCGGCCGAGTTCGACCTCGACCCGCGGGCCGTCGCGCTCGCGGCGCCGGGGATGGCGGACGCGACGTTCGACCTCGACGGCGACCGCGGGGGGATGACGGACTGGCTCGGCGAGTTCCTCGGCTACGAGGTGTCGGTCGTCGCCGAGCGTCCGGGCGGCTACCCCGACGACACGGAGGCAGCCGGGCCGACGGTGATCTCGACCGGGACGCTCCGCGAGGTGGCCTCGTGGTTCGACGGCGTCGACCCGGAGGGGATGGGCCGTCGTCTCCGCGCGAACCTGGTGCTCGGGGCCGACGAGCCGTTCTTCGAGGACCGGCTGTTCGCCTCGCGCGGGGAGCGCGTTCGATTCGCCGTCGGCGGGACGCGGCTGGAGGGAGTCAACCCCTGTCAGCGCTGCGTCGTCCCGTCGCGCGACCCGGACACCGGCGAGGAGCATCCCGGGTTCAGGGAGCAGTTCGTCCGGATGCGGCGGGAGACGATGCCCGACTGGAGCGGGGGCGACCGGTTCGACCACGACTTCCGGGTGATGGTGAACACGGCCGTCCCCGACGGGAGTCGGGGGGCGGAGCTCCGGGTCGGCGACCCGGTCGAGGTACTGGACGCCGTCGGGCCGTAG
- a CDS encoding BolA family protein, producing MNAEDVEAAIEAGIEDAEATVTTPRAPDPDHEDQHFAAVVVSPAFEGKSLVQQHRLVYDAVGDAMTREVHALEIKTYTPEEYEARADGT from the coding sequence ATGAACGCCGAAGACGTGGAGGCCGCCATTGAGGCGGGCATCGAGGACGCCGAGGCGACCGTGACGACCCCGCGGGCGCCGGACCCCGACCACGAGGACCAGCACTTCGCGGCAGTCGTCGTCTCGCCCGCGTTCGAGGGGAAGTCGCTCGTCCAGCAGCACCGGCTCGTCTACGACGCGGTGGGCGACGCCATGACGAGGGAGGTCCACGCGCTGGAGATCAAGACGTACACGCCCGAGGAGTACGAGGCGCGCGCGGACGGGACGTAG